CTGCCGTGGAGGGCAGAGAAGTGAGCTACATCGACGTGCACGTCTACGACGGTGACCCGGAGGAGTACAACGCGGACGAGCCGGAGACCGTCGGAACCCGTGAGGTCGGCAACCGCAGCTTCAGGGACGGCGAGGAGCTCGAAGCGGCGGCGTACATCGTCGGCCTCCTCGCCGACGGAAGGCACTTCGACGTGCGCCGCACGGTGAACTGAGGAGACACCATGACGATGAACATCGGCGGTGAAGACTGTGAGATCTCCCCGGAGGTCTGGCGAGTCTTCGATGAGTGGTACGGCGACAAGTCGTACCGGCATGCTGACATGGTTGCGGAGCTCGAAGAGGTCGTCCGCATGAAGGTGGTCGCCGACCTCCGAGCGAAGGCCGCGAAGGACTGGCCCGGCATCGGGGTCCTCCTGGAGGACATCATCGACATCGTGAAGGACGGTGCCGAGTGACGGAACTTCCTATCCAACGCGTCGGCACAGCAGCCGACGAACTCAGCGCCCGACTCGTCCGCAGTCGGTTCGCTGACGGTCAGCCCCCAGTGCTTGTGATCTCCGGGACGACGCACACATCCGACACGAGGTCCACCGCCTCCCAGCTCGTGATCAGCGATTGGAAGGCCGCGGAGAACCTGGCTTACGAGATCCTGGAGGAAGTCAGGCGGTGGCCAAATGACTGAAGACGAAGGGCACCAGATCCGAACTGACGTCGGTTCCGCGGTTCGTCCGGGGTACGGCTGGGTTGCCATCGGTCACGGCCTGGAGGCGAAGGCGGATCTGACGGACCGGGCCGGTACCTACTGGCTCCGCCCCGTCACGGGGGACGTTCTCCGGCTGGGGACCGAAACTCACGAGGTCGTGAGAGCGGACCTCTTCGACGTCGATACGGACTACCGCTGCTACACGGTGTGGGTGTCGTGTCCGACGGAGGAGAGCGGTGCCGATGGCTAACCCGTCGAAGGCCAAGGGGACCGCGTGGGAGTCCCTGATCCTCGGCTATCTCCGCGAGCACCACAACCCCGGCGCACACCGCAACGTGCAGATGGGCGCGAAGGACATCGGCGACATCGCTGGCTACTACCTCCACGCCGTGGAGGCGAAGGCGGAGAAGACGATCACCCTCTCCGACTACATCGCTCAGGCGAACCGGGAGGCCGTCAACGCCGGTCAGCCCTTCGGCTGTGCGGTCGTCAAGCGGCGTATGAAGGGCGTCGCGGACGGCTACGTCGTGCGGGACCTGGCGACGGACGTGCGGCTCGTGAACCGGCTGCGGGTCATGGAGGAGGCACTCCAGGACGAGTCCTTCGACCGATGGTCCGACATCGACGCAGAACTCAGGGAGGCAGCATGAAGCGCCACACGTTCACGATGGTCATCACTGCGCGGGAGACGTCGCAGACGCCTGAGGAGGTCGTCGACATCCTCGTCGAATCCGGCTTCAAGCATCAGGACGCCGGCTGGTACGTCGACGGTGAGATTCACACGGAGGACGTCGAGCCCGAAGAGTAGCGCCAACCACACACGCACGGCCTCAGCCCCCGGTGACTCGGTCCCGGGGGCTTTCGGCGTAGGACCACCAACTCAAGAGGGGAGCAGCCTTGCGACTGACCGACATCCTGTCGCGTCTCGACGGCGTGGAGGAGGATCACGATGGCTACCTTGCGCTCTGCCCCGTGCACAACGATCGGAACCACCCGAGCCTGAAGCTCACGCTGAAGGAAGACGGCCGGCTTCTCATGGTCTGCCGCACGGGCTGCAACAACGCCGACATCCTGAAAGCTGCCAACCTTCCCGCGTCGGCGCTCTTCGACGTCGACGGCCAGGGCATGAAGACCGTGTCTGCGAAGACACCGGAGAGCATCGGCCCCGGAGAGATCGCCGGCCTCCGCATGTTCGTCGACGAGACGTCGGCGGCACTAGAGGACTGCCCGGAGGCCGTGGCGTATCTGGCCGACCGGTTCGGTATCACGCCGGAGCTTGCGGAGGATCTGGGAGTCGGTTACGCGGCGCCCGAACGACGTTCTCAGCCGTGGTTGTCCCGCGGATTCACGCGCTACCCCCGCATCACCGTCCCGTTGACGGGCTTCGACGGTGTGGTCCGTGGGCTCCAAGGCCGCGACATCTCGAAGAAGTGCCCCGCGCGCTGGGTCTCCCTCACGAACGTCGACGGCCGCACGTGGGCGAAGTACGGCTTTCTCAGCGCGGGCACCGGCTATGACACGGTCATCGTCACGGAGGGCCCGGGGGACGGGCTGACGTCGGTCGGCGTCGGCTACGACGCGCTCCTCATCCGCGGCGCCGGCCTGGCGAACAACGCGGCGCTCGTCACGGAGCTCGTGGCGCACCTGCGCGGCCGTGACGTCGTCCTCGCCTTCGACCCGGATGCGGCGGGGGAGCGAGGGACGAACGCGCTTGCGAAGGCGCTCATTGCCGACGGTCAGACCGTGCGACGGCTCCCCTTCCCGAACGTCGGTGAGGATCTCACCGCCTGGCGCGAGCGGACGCCGGACACCTTCGCGGAGGAGATGCACCGCGCGGTGCGGTCCGCGCCGGTCGTCGAGTTGGAGCAGCCCAAGGCGGAGACGCCCGCCCCGTCGACGGAGCCGGCAGTCTCCGCAACGGACGGCGCGCTCGCGGAGATGACGGAGTCCGCCCGCCAGGCGTTCGACGGGACCGACGTTGGCATCGCCGTGCGCCTGCGTGACTTCATGAACCGCGACGGGGGCGTTCGCTACGCCAAGGGGCTTGGCTTCCTCGTCTGGGACGGGAAGATCTGGGTTCCGGGTGACGCGAAGGTCCGGGAGGCTCTCCACCTCATGGGCGCCGAGCTCATTGCGTCGGGTGACGACTCGAATCGGAAGCTCGCACTGAAGGCACTGACGAACCGCAGCATTGACGC
This is a stretch of genomic DNA from Streptomyces sp. R44. It encodes these proteins:
- a CDS encoding phage/plasmid primase, P4 family, which encodes MRLTDILSRLDGVEEDHDGYLALCPVHNDRNHPSLKLTLKEDGRLLMVCRTGCNNADILKAANLPASALFDVDGQGMKTVSAKTPESIGPGEIAGLRMFVDETSAALEDCPEAVAYLADRFGITPELAEDLGVGYAAPERRSQPWLSRGFTRYPRITVPLTGFDGVVRGLQGRDISKKCPARWVSLTNVDGRTWAKYGFLSAGTGYDTVIVTEGPGDGLTSVGVGYDALLIRGAGLANNAALVTELVAHLRGRDVVLAFDPDAAGERGTNALAKALIADGQTVRRLPFPNVGEDLTAWRERTPDTFAEEMHRAVRSAPVVELEQPKAETPAPSTEPAVSATDGALAEMTESARQAFDGTDVGIAVRLRDFMNRDGGVRYAKGLGFLVWDGKIWVPGDAKVREALHLMGAELIASGDDSNRKLALKALTNRSIDAVIKELPSVPGVPADASDFDSRPELLSVANGTINLRLGTIHPHTPADMITRRLDVAYDPEAEAPRWDRFLTEIFPTHPELPGFMRRLVGYGITGSTAEQCFVFMHGGGANGKSAFLDALLYVLRGVTKSTEFSTFEQRTAVGQASPELAALRGARLVTASETEKYSRLAEALVKQLTGGDPVTCRFLHQNPFTYVPSFLLMVAGNYKPAILSQDVGVWRRVKLVPFEAEFRGAKVDKSLPATLRDEAEGILAWAVRGAMEWYATGLQEPGSVSDATQDYRESEDRLAEFIAARLVVESGARVQPMPVRRAYAEWAEDAGLSRKEVLSGWALGVELESRGFKKVKSSGKWGFVGIRLATDAEVQSANRLAEQPESDGAEEGPSGPADIFGQTREEAVA